DNA sequence from the Candidatus Saccharimonadia bacterium genome:
GCCACATTTCGGACAGCTCCCGGTTGGATCTGGTTCAGTCCAGCCCATACCGGCGAGCGCCGAACCCTCGCCGGTATTGATTAAGGCATCCCAAAGCCACACCCCTATGCTCCGGCGCGGCACTCGCTCGCCTTTAACGCACTCGCTCATTTGACCGCTTCCGGCGTGCCGGACTTGAACACGATAAATTCCACCGTGGCCGTAGTCACTTCTCGCATGCGCTGATTCACGGAAACCGCACGCACACCGCGAACCCTACGCCCGTCTTGATCACGGACGACAAACCGTTCGCCCTCTTTTTCGACGTTCAATTCGCAGAACGTCTCATCGGCCGGCGCCATCATGCCGCCCACGTCAGACAGAAATCGCCCGCCTTTTCCCAGGCGACCACATATCCCCATGCCTTGAGCAGGTCGACCGCCGCGAACTGGCCGCGCCCGTAGCGCTCCGCATTGTTGGGTTTCTGCTCGACCACCATGACCGGCCGATCACGTTGAATCGTGCGCGCGCCGCCCTGGACAACAGGAAGCTCGAACCCCTCGACGTCGATCTTGATGAAGTCAACGCCGTGCAAATTCAGGCTGTCGATCGTCACCGCCTCGACATGCGCGATGCACGCGCCGGAGACACCCACCGGTGCGACGTGACCATTGCCGGAATTATCGGCCACCGTGACGATGTCCAGCTCGCCGCACTCGGCGCCGACCGCGCATTCGATCAGCTTGACGTTGGGGCAATCTTCCGTGTTGATCCGAAAATGCGGATGCAACGCGGGCAATGGCTCAAAGGCGATCACCCGCGCGAACGAATGCGCGAGCACGCGCGACCAAAGCCCGATATGCGCACCCACGTCGAGTGCAAGCCCGCGCCTGGTCGCCACTTCTAACGCGCGCTCGATCTTGCTGAACTGATAGGTTCCCTTGCCTTCGAATGCCGGACCCTTTGCAAGATGCTCGGCGAAATGGGTATCCCCCAAAGGTAAGGAAATT
Encoded proteins:
- a CDS encoding FkbM family methyltransferase, which gives rise to MQGYLTLRARDGAIGESRGPEIKLCPNDDTELYEMRIVEGISLPLGDTHFAEHLAKGPAFEGKGTYQFSKIERALEVATRRGLALDVGAHIGLWSRVLAHSFARVIAFEPLPALHPHFRINTEDCPNVKLIECAVGAECGELDIVTVADNSGNGHVAPVGVSGACIAHVEAVTIDSLNLHGVDFIKIDVEGFELPVVQGGARTIQRDRPVMVVEQKPNNAERYGRGQFAAVDLLKAWGYVVAWEKAGDFCLTWAA